One stretch of Tribolium castaneum strain GA2 chromosome 5, icTriCast1.1, whole genome shotgun sequence DNA includes these proteins:
- the LOC103312951 gene encoding male-specific lethal 1 homolog: MPISRNNDQNIKRLCAKMSENFPDECKSKLSKLPDSTSYLAQSVDKSDLNFAYDHMYASNTENGEINTTQDANCQSAESEVKFWKDWLILHLDLIQQQSDEILNKERTILILQQENEMLKERISCMERGAPFHPNKFYNNHSTSFLDEGLDMTQDSSPCDEDNKNCLDLLDLNCENGTCPPLKLAKFEQNSDGESQTGNPSIDNKFDSQVNYHKISDKLKSESEIVTDCNSASAGFDFTVNSGEFDPMRNLRMSIRRKRLSNSSAVSNNDSVLDDKRSFRKFKKRHKRILKDSQILTTTDQYITEAGRTNLRLSNVTDMQEIPNNTNLEVPRWRVKVYASCYAMEGTENLDDEVYNKRHSRLENDERRRKRWDVQRIREQRVIEKLKQRQERMGSGSRTDEQIESVLSLWPTLDNIKYLEVSDQLPVAAFGSPIPKIAPSEFSLPWLANPALITNKRGSTKRTTVRKKNSKR, from the exons atgcCAATAAGTCGCAACAATGACCAAAACATAAAACGACTTTGCGCGAAGATGTCCGAAAATTTTCCAGACGAATGCAAGtcgaaattgtcaaaattacCGGATTCTACGAGTTATTTAGCGCAAAGTGTCGACAAATCCGACTTGAATTTCGCCTATGATCATATGTACGCGTCAAACACGGAAAATGGCGAAATAAACACAACCCAAGATGCGAACTGTCAAAGCGCCGAAAGTGAGGTTAAGTTTTGGAAAGACTGGCTGATTCTCCATCTCGACCTCATCCAGCAACAAAGCGATGAAATTCTAAACAAGGAGAGAACAATCCTCATTCTGCAACAAGAGAATGAAATG CTTAAGGAGCGCATAAGTTGTATGGAACGCGGGGCCCCGTTCCACCCCAACAAGTTCTACAATAACCACTCCACGTCGTTTCTGGACGAAGGGCTAGATATGACTCAGGATTCGAGTCCCTGCGACGAagacaacaaaaattgtttggacCTTTTGGACTTGAACTGTGAGAACGGCACCTGTCCGCCGCTCAAACTTGCCAAATTCGAACAAAACAGCGACGGCGAATCTCAAACCGGAAATCCTTCCATAGACAATAAGTTTGATTCTCAGGTTAACTATCATAAAATTAGTGACAAATTGAAAAGTGAGAGTGAAATCGTAACAGATTGTAACAGTGCTAGTGCCGGCTTTGACTTTACGGTTAATTCGGGGGAATTCGACCCAATGAGAAATTTAAGAATGAGTATTAGGAGGAAACGGTTAAGTAATTCGTCAGCGGTCTCAAATAACGACTCAGTGTTAGACGACAAAAGGTCCTTTCGGAAATTCAAAAAACGGCACAAAC GTATTCTGAAAGATTCTCAAATTTTGACCACAACCGATCAGTACATTACTGAAGCCGGTCGAACAAATTTGAGGCTGTCGAACGTTACAGACATGCAAGAAATTCCAAACAATACGAATTTGGAG GTGCCCCGCTGGAGGGTTAAAGTGTACGCTAGTTGTTACGCAATGGAAGGGACTGAAAATTTAGACGATGAAGTCTACAACAAAAGACACAGTCGGTTGGAAAACGACGAACGTAGGAGAAAGCGATGGGACGTTCAAAGGATAAGAGAACAGCGGGTAATAGAAAAATTGAAGCAGAGACAGGAAAGAATGGGTTCGGGGTCTCGGACGGATGAACAAATCGAGTCCGTGCTGTCTCTTTGGCCCACTTTAGACAACATTAAATATCTGGAAGTCTCTGATCAGCTGCCAGTGGCGGCCTTTGGCTCACCTATTCCCAAAATAGCCCCCAG tgaaTTTAGTTTGCCATGGTTGGCTAACCCTGCGCTAATCACGAATAAGAGAGGGTCAACAAAACGAACAACAGTGAGAAAGAAAAACTCAAAGAGATAA
- the LOC662705 gene encoding pseudouridylate synthase TRUB2, mitochondrial, with translation MLIKDAPVIWEGLRSIICVYKPPSVTCERVRKTIIAAVCKGLNEMECRPPVDFVCIEGNPSGKLTVSVKPSLADDPLVVGPRYIHDDLKCSWSNFLGFNTSGVLLLGLGKGTKVAKLIRENRPTRCYRLSGKLGEATDNAFKDGKVVERTTWRHVKLENMNRFLATLQASHQKEMFKSCGIDLQSEEAYKLACQGPIRPANSKLPVIYGIKCVKFEPPEFVIEIQCINEYETYLRSLIHEIGMKLHSSAHCTAIQCIRHSYFTVENALLRKHWTLQDIITNMEQCIQIMDEHENIIRQKSAALQ, from the exons atgttaataaaagacGCCCCCGTGATTTGGGAGGGTCTCCGGTCCATTATTTGTGTTTACAAGCCTCCTAGTGTAACATGTGAACGCGTACGCAAAACTATCATTGCCGCTGTTTGTAAAG GTTTAAATGAGATGGAGTGTCGCCCTCCAGTTGATTTCGTTTGTATTGAAGGAAATCCATCGGGAAAATTAACCGTATCTGTAAAACCAAGTCTCGCCGATGACCCTCTTGTTGTGGGACCTCGTTACATCCACGATGATTTAAAATGTAGTTGGTcgaattttttaggttttaatACGAGCGGAGTGCTTT TGTTAGGATTAGGGAAAGGCACCAAAGTAGCGAAATTGATAAGAGAGAACAGACCCACTAGGTGTTACCGATTGTCCGGAAAATTGGGCGAAGCGACCGATAACGCCTTTAAGGACGGGAAAGTTGTGGAAAGGACAACCTGGAGACACGTTAAACTAGAAAATATGAATAGGTTTTTAGCAACACTTCAAGCTTCACACCAAAAAGAAATGTTTAA GTCATGTGGCATTGATTTGCAATCAGAGGAGGCCTATAAATTGGCTTGTCAGGGACCCATCAGGCCTGCCAACTCAAAACTTCCAGTCATTTACGGAATTAAATGTGTTAAATTTGAACCCCCAGAGTTCGTCATTG AAATACAATGCATAAATGAATATGAAACTTACCTGAGAAGTTTAATACATGAAATTGGGATGAAATTACATTCTTCAGCGCATTGTACGGCAATTCAGTGCATCAGACATAGTTATTTTACTGTAGAAAATGCACTTTTGCGCAAACACTGGACTTTGCAGGACATTATTACAAACATGGAACAATGTATACAGATTATGGATGAACACGAAAATATTATCAGACAAAAGTCGGCAGCTTTACAGTAG